A region from the Arachis ipaensis cultivar K30076 chromosome B01, Araip1.1, whole genome shotgun sequence genome encodes:
- the LOC107618894 gene encoding LIM domain-containing protein WLIM1, giving the protein MATFGGTTQKCRACEKKVYWVEQLTADNKVYHKSCFRCHHCKGTLKLSNYCSFEGVLYCKPHFDQLFKMTGSLDKSFEGIRILICLSLKILQVQSNSKVSRLFAGTQEKCVGCKKTVYPIEKVGVDGKCYHKGCFRCSHGGCVISPSNYVAHEHRLYCKHHHTQLFKQKGNFSQFDIHQNGHSNGHGISENDNTNSSYEQ; this is encoded by the exons ATGGCAACATTTGGAGGCACAACACAGAAGTGCAGAGCATGTGAAAAGAAGGTGTATTGGGTGGAACAGCTCACTGCTGACAACAAGGTCTACCATAAATCTTGCTTCAGATGTCACCATTGCAAGGGTACCCTCAAG CTGAGTAATTATTGTTCATTTGAGGGAGTTCTATACTGCAAGCCTCATTTTGATCAACTTTTTAAGATGACTGGCAGCTTGGACAAAAGTTTTGAAGGTA TTAGGATTCTTATTTGTTTGTCTCTAAAAATTCTGCAGGTACAAAGCAATAGCAAGGTTTCAAGATTGTTTGCAGGGACTCAAGAAAAGTGTGTTGGTTGCAAGAAAACAGTATACCCTATTGAAAAG GTGGGTGTTGATGGGAAATGTTACCATAAGGGATGCTTCAGGTGCAGCCATGGAGGGTGTGTAATAAGCCCATCAAATTATGTGGCCCATGAACATCGCCTTTATTGCAAGCACCACCATACTCAGCTCTTCAAGCAAAAGGGTAACTTCAGCCAATTTGACATTCATCAAAATGGCCATAGCAATGGCCACGGGATTTCTGAGAATGATAACACAAATTCTTCTTATGAGCAGTAA